Proteins encoded in a region of the Campylobacter showae CSUNSWCD genome:
- a CDS encoding ATP-binding protein: MDLKTQFEEYQRSGGSFRKLAEVLGIKNHTYVTLAINGWGDFKLSSERKAEVEEKIAAFFNSKQLKISSKYDEICEKADIIPFNNTITVIASVIKAVRQKALMKITAKSGTGKTTALRAVCAAMPQSVMITAYDGISKKEILEELAESIGAKPTSRSQQHLMKAIKEQLSKGGKVIVIDEANFLSEKSLEQIRHIQECALCPIVLAGTEALDLQIARSHEQVETRIRKPAHALSNFGENEVIMLFEKSGVMISNEEAAMVWKKCRNLREVKYALDDLLELYGGDTKKLKDVL, translated from the coding sequence ATGGACTTAAAAACGCAGTTTGAAGAGTATCAAAGATCGGGCGGCAGCTTTAGAAAGCTCGCCGAGGTGCTGGGTATAAAAAATCATACCTACGTGACGCTTGCGATCAACGGATGGGGAGATTTTAAACTCTCAAGCGAGAGAAAGGCCGAGGTAGAGGAGAAGATAGCGGCGTTTTTTAATTCGAAGCAGCTCAAAATCAGTTCGAAATACGACGAAATTTGCGAGAAAGCCGACATCATCCCGTTTAACAACACGATAACCGTGATAGCTAGCGTAATAAAGGCCGTGCGCCAAAAGGCCCTGATGAAAATCACGGCCAAAAGCGGCACGGGCAAGACTACGGCGCTAAGAGCCGTATGCGCTGCTATGCCTCAAAGCGTGATGATAACCGCATACGACGGCATAAGCAAAAAAGAGATACTAGAGGAGCTAGCGGAAAGTATAGGCGCCAAACCCACCTCAAGATCGCAACAACACCTAATGAAAGCCATAAAAGAGCAGCTAAGCAAAGGCGGCAAGGTGATCGTGATAGACGAGGCGAATTTCTTAAGCGAAAAGAGCTTGGAGCAGATCCGCCACATACAAGAGTGCGCTCTATGTCCTATCGTGCTAGCGGGCACCGAGGCGCTGGATCTGCAAATAGCCCGCTCTCACGAGCAAGTAGAAACTAGGATCAGAAAGCCCGCTCACGCGCTAAGTAATTTCGGCGAAAACGAAGTGATAATGCTTTTTGAAAAAAGCGGAGTAATGATCTCAAACGAGGAAGCGGCTATGGTTTGGAAAAAGTGCAGAAACCTGCGCGAGGTCAAATATGCGCTAGATGACCTACTGGAGCTTTACGGCGGAGATACTAAAAAACTAAAGGACGTGCTATGA
- a CDS encoding DUF1937 family protein: MKEIQKRVYVATPYGALKCQDDMRDYLAQNIARQECIKIMHAGYEPVSAVLELSGKLDENTQRELALELGLKMLEECDHIYVCDHPDVKDSKGIAAELEYAKKLGLSQLKLNKNGSAELVLWM; this comes from the coding sequence ATGAAAGAGATTCAAAAGCGCGTCTATGTAGCTACGCCTTACGGCGCCCTAAAGTGCCAAGACGATATGAGAGATTATCTCGCTCAAAACATCGCAAGGCAGGAGTGTATAAAGATAATGCACGCAGGATACGAGCCCGTAAGCGCGGTGCTAGAGCTATCGGGTAAGCTTGACGAAAACACTCAAAGAGAGCTAGCCCTAGAACTTGGGCTAAAGATGCTTGAAGAGTGCGATCATATATACGTCTGCGATCATCCGGACGTAAAAGACTCCAAGGGCATAGCAGCAGAGCTTGAGTACGCCAAAAAGCTAGGCTTAAGCCAGCTAAAGCTTAATAAAAACGGCTCGGCCGAGCTGGTGCTTTGGATGTAA
- a CDS encoding host-nuclease inhibitor Gam family protein — MEIKTFTDVDSALKRICELEVALADINGEITLKCNEIKDSRKAQVEKLDNEKKYIESQITAFCEENKAEFAEKRSKEFTFGKIGYKLSKSVSLPRIKEKVEKLIKALKSYKLEECITYEETINKDAIVELGDAELVKLGLKRVVKDNFRIETKIENLQSANV, encoded by the coding sequence ATGGAAATAAAAACATTTACAGACGTAGACAGCGCGCTAAAGCGCATTTGCGAGCTTGAGGTGGCGCTTGCCGATATAAACGGCGAGATAACCCTAAAATGCAACGAGATAAAAGACTCAAGAAAGGCGCAAGTAGAAAAGCTCGATAACGAGAAAAAATATATCGAGAGTCAAATAACGGCGTTTTGCGAGGAAAACAAGGCTGAATTTGCAGAAAAGCGCAGCAAAGAATTTACCTTTGGAAAGATAGGCTACAAGCTAAGCAAAAGCGTGTCCTTGCCGCGCATAAAAGAGAAAGTAGAAAAGCTCATAAAGGCTCTAAAAAGCTATAAGCTCGAGGAGTGCATCACGTACGAAGAGACCATAAACAAAGACGCTATCGTGGAACTAGGAGACGCCGAGCTCGTTAAACTAGGTCTTAAGCGCGTCGTAAAGGATAACTTCCGCATAGAAACCAAGATAGAGAATTTGCAAAGCGCAAACGTCTAA
- a CDS encoding ASCH domain-containing protein produces MAILLSVKPKFADMILDGTKRVEYRKALASVANDRIFLYATAPIKKVVGEVKVKRADRCENKEAVWACYLDCSGITKEEFDEYFKDKKYASWYFLEEPIRYKKPQNIRYFGVKTAPRNFVYLKDTNA; encoded by the coding sequence ATGGCTATTTTATTATCAGTAAAGCCCAAATTTGCAGACATGATACTCGACGGCACAAAACGAGTAGAATATAGAAAGGCGTTAGCGTCCGTCGCTAACGATAGGATATTTTTGTATGCCACGGCACCGATAAAAAAGGTAGTCGGCGAGGTAAAAGTAAAAAGAGCCGATAGATGCGAAAACAAAGAAGCGGTGTGGGCTTGCTATTTGGACTGCTCTGGAATTACCAAAGAAGAATTCGACGAATATTTTAAGGATAAAAAATATGCTTCTTGGTATTTTTTAGAAGAGCCGATCAGATACAAAAAACCTCAAAACATAAGATATTTCGGAGTAAAAACAGCTCCTAGAAATTTCGTATATCTAAAGGATACAAATGCCTGA
- a CDS encoding DNA cytosine methyltransferase, whose product MNLATLFSGIGAPEFAAREVFDNVKTIFACEIDKFARQSYQANHDAPIVFYEDVCDLDARAYAGQIDILIGGSPCQDFSIAGQRAGEDGERGNLIWQFYRVVSEARPSVFVYENVKGFLSINGGKSYQRFLDALRGLGYHCHAEILNTKDYGIPQNRERLYIVGFLNADEYYAFSYAPETGCGKLSDYLDRDVNEKYFLSDKALAYFQSKHPKFNGKFETRSGNEGIATTITTNPGHRRTDTFIKVVGELDAKGNESIRRIYDTCGIAPTLTTATGGGHTPKILQKARGFNQGYELETCPTISSSGFERNNLLKAERIRKLTPRECLRLQGFPENFKIVTSDTQTYKQAGNAMSVNVIKMVFRRVQKAKDKLFKLGA is encoded by the coding sequence ATGAACCTCGCCACTCTCTTTTCAGGTATCGGCGCGCCCGAGTTTGCCGCTCGCGAAGTATTTGATAATGTAAAAACGATATTTGCCTGCGAGATAGATAAATTCGCACGTCAAAGCTACCAGGCCAATCACGACGCCCCGATAGTTTTTTATGAGGATGTTTGCGATCTTGACGCTAGAGCTTACGCCGGGCAAATAGATATTTTGATCGGCGGCAGTCCTTGTCAAGACTTTTCAATCGCAGGGCAACGCGCAGGCGAGGACGGCGAAAGAGGCAACCTGATATGGCAATTTTACCGCGTGGTTAGTGAAGCGCGCCCTAGCGTTTTTGTCTATGAAAATGTCAAAGGGTTTTTGTCAATCAACGGCGGCAAAAGCTATCAAAGATTTTTAGATGCTTTGCGCGGGCTAGGCTATCACTGCCACGCCGAAATTTTAAATACCAAAGACTACGGCATCCCACAAAATAGAGAACGGTTGTATATCGTGGGGTTTTTGAACGCAGACGAATATTACGCCTTTTCTTATGCGCCCGAGACGGGCTGCGGCAAATTATCGGACTATCTCGATCGAGATGTCAATGAAAAATATTTTCTTAGCGACAAGGCCCTTGCGTATTTCCAGAGCAAACATCCAAAATTTAACGGCAAATTTGAGACTAGAAGCGGAAATGAAGGTATCGCGACCACTATAACAACGAATCCAGGACACCGCAGGACGGACACTTTTATCAAGGTCGTCGGCGAGCTTGACGCAAAAGGAAACGAGAGCATAAGGCGCATATATGATACCTGCGGAATAGCTCCGACGCTGACTACCGCAACGGGCGGCGGACATACGCCAAAGATATTGCAAAAGGCAAGAGGTTTTAATCAAGGATACGAGTTGGAGACATGCCCTACGATAAGCTCGAGCGGCTTTGAGCGAAACAATCTTTTAAAAGCCGAGCGCATACGAAAACTTACTCCGCGCGAGTGCCTACGTTTACAAGGTTTCCCCGAAAACTTTAAGATCGTGACGAGCGATACGCAAACCTACAAACAAGCGGGCAACGCTATGAGCGTGAATGTTATAAAGATGGTATTTAGGCGGGTTCAAAAAGCCAAAGATAAACTATTTAAACTAGGGGCGTGA
- a CDS encoding YopX family protein codes for MREIEYRVWDKIEGEMYIVEEINFTFKTATVIKRKNERALRVYFHTREVKLMQYIGSKDRNDVKIYEDDIIRHHSNKDKTDYIIKWHDASFGFIARPIKEKPGRPHLNQATMLSYEVVGNIYKNPELLRGE; via the coding sequence ATGAGAGAGATTGAATATAGGGTTTGGGACAAAATCGAAGGAGAGATGTATATCGTAGAAGAGATAAATTTTACTTTTAAAACGGCAACGGTCATAAAGAGAAAAAACGAAAGGGCGCTTAGGGTATATTTTCATACTCGCGAAGTTAAGCTTATGCAATACATCGGCTCAAAAGATAGAAACGACGTAAAAATTTACGAGGACGACATCATCCGTCACCATAGCAACAAAGATAAAACCGACTACATAATCAAGTGGCACGACGCAAGCTTTGGTTTTATCGCAAGGCCAATAAAAGAAAAGCCTGGACGTCCGCACCTAAATCAAGCCACGATGCTTAGCTATGAAGTCGTCGGCAATATCTACAAAAACCCGGAACTTTTAAGAGGGGAGTAA